From one Gemmobacter sp. genomic stretch:
- the phnN gene encoding phosphonate metabolism protein/1,5-bisphosphokinase (PRPP-forming) PhnN, whose product MRLIAVVGPSGAGKDTLMALACATDPAIRAARRVITRPADAGGEDFEGVSEEIFAARVAAGDFALHWRAHGLGYGIPAAELAGDGTVLFNASRAVLVQAADLVPGLRVVVVTAPAAVLAARLADRAREDTADQAARLARAEFALPEGLDVVTVCNDASPAEGLTRFMAALQPERV is encoded by the coding sequence ATGAGGCTGATCGCCGTTGTCGGGCCGTCGGGCGCGGGCAAGGATACGCTGATGGCGCTGGCCTGCGCCACCGATCCCGCCATCCGCGCCGCCCGCCGGGTGATCACCCGGCCCGCCGATGCCGGGGGCGAGGATTTCGAGGGCGTCAGCGAAGAGATCTTTGCCGCGCGGGTCGCCGCCGGCGATTTCGCGCTGCACTGGCGGGCGCATGGGCTGGGCTATGGCATTCCGGCGGCCGAACTGGCGGGGGACGGAACCGTGCTGTTCAACGCCTCGCGCGCGGTGCTGGTGCAGGCGGCGGACCTGGTCCCGGGGCTGCGGGTGGTGGTGGTGACGGCGCCTGCCGCCGTGCTGGCCGCCCGGCTGGCCGACCGCGCGCGCGAGGATACCGCCGATCAGGCCGCCCGACTGGCCCGCGCCGAATTCGCCCTGCCCGAGGGTCTGGATGTGGTGACGGTCTGCAACGATGCCAGCCCCGCCGAAGGGCTGACCCGCTTCATGGCCGCGCTTCAGCCGGAAAGGGTGTAG
- a CDS encoding DUF1045 domain-containing protein: protein MKRYAVYYAPPAGEFWDRASHWLGRDAVTGADLVPPDLGLEAAALTRDPRRYGFHGTVKPPFRLADGAALPALHDAMADLCARLAPVQMLGLRLANLHGFLALVPKGDTAPLAALAAEVVKGLDRFRAPLTAEEIARRRPERLSLRQRELLYQWGYPHVMEEFRFHLTLTDRLAEPLAKQAAAILSAHFAPVLPQPFGIDSLCLFGECQDGLFRLIHRYTLSG from the coding sequence ATGAAACGCTACGCTGTGTATTACGCCCCGCCGGCGGGGGAGTTCTGGGACCGCGCCAGCCATTGGCTGGGCCGGGATGCCGTGACGGGGGCCGATCTGGTGCCGCCCGACCTGGGGCTGGAGGCGGCGGCACTCACCCGCGACCCGCGCCGCTATGGCTTTCACGGCACGGTCAAGCCGCCGTTCCGGCTGGCCGACGGGGCCGCGCTGCCTGCGCTGCACGATGCCATGGCCGATCTGTGCGCCAGGCTGGCCCCGGTGCAGATGCTGGGCCTGCGGCTGGCCAATCTGCACGGCTTCCTGGCGCTGGTGCCCAAGGGCGATACGGCCCCGCTGGCCGCGCTGGCGGCCGAGGTGGTCAAGGGGCTGGACCGCTTCCGCGCCCCCCTGACGGCCGAGGAGATCGCCCGCCGTCGCCCCGAACGCCTGAGCCTGCGGCAGCGCGAGCTGCTCTATCAATGGGGTTATCCCCATGTGATGGAGGAGTTCCGCTTTCACCTGACGCTGACCGACCGGCTGGCCGAGCCGCTGGCCAAGCAGGCCGCCGCGATCCTGTCGGCGCATTTCGCGCCGGTGCTGCCGCAGCCCTTTGGCATCGACAGCCTGTGCCTGTTCGGTGAGTGTCAGGATGGCCTGTTCCGTCTGATCCACCGCTACACCCTTTCCGGCTGA
- a CDS encoding alpha-D-ribose 1-methylphosphonate 5-triphosphate diphosphatase, protein MTETILANADIVLPGEVIRGTIRLSGGQIAAIDHGTGVPNGAIDCGGDLVMPGLIELHTDNLERHMQPRPRVDWPHLPAIVAHDAELASVGITTVFDALRVGSNFSSSNAGYGEYARALADEILALRAQGALRISHFLHLRAEVCSETLVEEMAKFGPEDRIGIVSLMDHTPGQRQFRDISKLRDYVMGKRGLSEPEFVDHVTNLQALHARVGALHEATAVAEARRYGAVLASHDDTTAGQVATSQGHGVRFAEFPTTVEAAQACRDQGIGVMMGAPNLIRGGSHSGNVAAADLAGADLLDILSSDYVPSSLLSAALALGDIWGDMARGIATVTAAPAAAAGLADRGHLAPGARADVVRVTRIGDAGAVRGVWVQGNRVG, encoded by the coding sequence ATGACCGAAACCATCCTTGCCAATGCCGATATCGTCCTGCCGGGCGAAGTGATCCGCGGCACGATCCGGCTGTCGGGCGGCCAAATCGCCGCGATCGACCATGGCACGGGCGTGCCGAACGGCGCCATCGACTGCGGCGGCGATCTGGTGATGCCCGGCCTGATCGAGCTGCACACCGACAACCTGGAACGCCACATGCAGCCCCGCCCGCGCGTGGACTGGCCGCATCTGCCCGCCATCGTCGCACATGATGCCGAACTGGCCAGCGTCGGCATCACCACCGTGTTCGATGCGCTGCGCGTGGGGTCGAACTTTTCCAGCTCGAATGCCGGCTATGGCGAATATGCCCGGGCGCTGGCCGATGAAATCCTGGCCCTGCGCGCGCAGGGCGCGCTTCGCATCAGCCATTTCCTGCACCTGCGGGCCGAGGTCTGTTCCGAAACCCTGGTCGAGGAAATGGCCAAGTTCGGCCCCGAAGACCGCATCGGCATCGTCAGCCTGATGGACCATACCCCCGGCCAGCGCCAGTTCCGCGACATTTCCAAGCTGCGCGATTACGTCATGGGCAAGCGCGGCCTGTCGGAACCGGAATTCGTTGATCACGTGACGAACCTTCAGGCCCTGCATGCCCGCGTCGGCGCCCTGCACGAGGCAACAGCGGTGGCCGAGGCGCGGCGCTATGGCGCGGTGCTGGCCAGCCACGACGATACGACGGCAGGTCAGGTCGCCACCTCGCAAGGGCATGGCGTGCGGTTCGCCGAATTCCCCACCACGGTCGAGGCGGCGCAGGCCTGCCGCGATCAGGGCATCGGGGTGATGATGGGCGCGCCCAACCTGATCCGCGGCGGGTCGCATTCCGGCAACGTGGCGGCGGCCGATCTGGCCGGGGCGGATCTGCTGGACATCCTGTCGTCGGACTATGTGCCCTCGTCGCTCTTGTCGGCGGCGCTGGCGCTGGGGGACATCTGGGGCGACATGGCGCGCGGCATCGCCACCGTCACCGCCGCGCCGGCGGCGGCCGCAGGCCTGGCCGACCGTGGCCACCTGGCCCCGGGCGCGCGGGCCGATGTCGTCCGCGTGACCCGCATCGGCGATGCCGGCGCGGTGCGCGGCGTCTGGGTGCAGGGCAATCGCGTCGGCTGA
- a CDS encoding ABC transporter ATP-binding protein: protein MTAPALRFDKVSMHYPDGTVALDGVDLTLAPGEFVSVVGPSGCGKSTLLKLASGLETHTAGEIWVDRASLGYTFQDATLLPWRRVLPNVELLMELRGVPAAERRRIALEQIELVGLTGFENHYPKRLSGGMRMRASLARSLALDPGVFLFDEPFGALDEITRERLIDELIELYLRKGFTGLFITHSIPEAVYLSSRVVVMSRRPGRIIAEFAVPFGWPRRPDLRWNPEFTRLAGEVSVALRRAIEE, encoded by the coding sequence ATGACTGCCCCAGCCCTGCGATTTGACAAGGTGTCGATGCACTATCCCGACGGCACCGTGGCGCTGGACGGGGTGGATCTGACGCTGGCCCCGGGCGAATTCGTGTCGGTCGTCGGGCCGTCGGGCTGCGGCAAGTCCACGCTGCTGAAACTGGCCTCGGGGCTGGAGACGCATACGGCGGGCGAGATCTGGGTGGACCGGGCCAGTCTGGGCTATACGTTTCAGGATGCCACCCTGCTGCCCTGGCGCAGGGTGCTGCCCAATGTGGAGCTGCTGATGGAACTGCGCGGCGTGCCGGCCGCCGAACGCCGCCGGATCGCGCTGGAGCAGATCGAACTGGTCGGGCTGACGGGGTTTGAAAACCACTATCCCAAACGCCTGTCGGGCGGCATGCGGATGCGCGCCTCGCTGGCGCGGTCGCTGGCACTGGACCCCGGTGTATTCCTGTTCGACGAACCCTTTGGCGCGCTGGATGAAATCACCCGCGAACGCCTGATCGACGAGCTGATCGAGCTGTATCTGCGCAAGGGGTTCACCGGCCTGTTCATCACCCATTCCATCCCCGAAGCGGTCTACCTGTCGTCCCGCGTCGTGGTGATGAGCCGCCGGCCCGGCCGGATCATCGCCGAATTTGCCGTGCCCTTCGGCTGGCCGCGCCGGCCGGATCTGCGCTGGAACCCCGAATTCACCCGGCTGGCGGGCGAGGTTTCGGTGGCCCTGCGCCGCGCGATCGAGGAATAG
- a CDS encoding ABC transporter permease, whose product MSRAPRIHPERFAPAPVEQPPGPLRALAALLLPPVLMGLLLLGLYAWTRWNLPPHRQFLMPSAEGLWTQALSRPDVLAELWDRSLVTITIAVTGLGVSIPLGMAIGIVMFRFHVMERAVFPYLVALQSIPILAIIPLIQSALGFGFLPKVLIVALFTFFAFPTTLLLGLKSLDRGILNLFRLQGASWWAMLWKAGLPSAAPALFAGFRISTGMAIIGAVTSELFFLAGRGGLGQMLINAKTDFKYEQMYAALIASSALSIMVYLVFTWAGNRLFASWHESAARRG is encoded by the coding sequence ATGTCCCGCGCCCCCCGCATCCACCCCGAACGCTTTGCCCCCGCGCCGGTGGAACAGCCACCCGGGCCGCTGCGCGCGCTTGCGGCGCTGCTGCTGCCGCCGGTCCTGATGGGGCTGCTGCTGCTGGGCCTGTATGCCTGGACACGCTGGAACCTGCCGCCGCACCGGCAGTTCCTGATGCCATCGGCCGAAGGCCTGTGGACGCAGGCCCTGTCGCGCCCCGATGTGCTGGCCGAATTGTGGGACCGCAGCCTGGTGACGATCACCATCGCGGTCACCGGCCTGGGCGTGTCGATCCCGCTGGGCATGGCCATCGGGATCGTGATGTTCCGCTTTCACGTCATGGAACGGGCGGTATTCCCCTATCTGGTGGCGCTGCAATCCATCCCGATCCTGGCGATCATCCCGCTGATCCAAAGCGCGCTTGGCTTTGGCTTTCTGCCCAAGGTGCTGATCGTGGCGCTGTTCACCTTTTTCGCCTTTCCCACCACGCTGCTGCTGGGGCTGAAAAGCCTGGACCGCGGCATCCTGAACCTGTTCCGCCTGCAAGGGGCCAGCTGGTGGGCGATGCTGTGGAAGGCGGGCCTGCCATCCGCCGCGCCGGCGCTGTTCGCGGGGTTCCGCATTTCCACCGGCATGGCGATCATCGGCGCAGTCACGTCCGAGCTGTTCTTTCTTGCAGGTCGCGGCGGCTTGGGGCAGATGCTGATCAACGCCAAGACCGACTTCAAGTACGAGCAGATGTATGCCGCACTGATCGCATCCTCGGCGTTGTCCATAATGGTGTACCTGGTCTTCACCTGGGCGGGAAACCGCCTGTTCGCAAGCTGGCACGAAAGCGCCGCCCGCCGGGGCTGA
- a CDS encoding bifunctional 5,10-methylenetetrahydrofolate dehydrogenase/5,10-methenyltetrahydrofolate cyclohydrolase, producing the protein MPAVRLDGDALAATLRRGMAAEVARLPRPPRMATVLVGDNPASRSYIARKHADCAELGIRADPVALPADTPAADLLATVARLNADPAVDGFFVQFPLPAGHDELAVAAAIAPGKDIDGLHPVNLGRLVTGQPGLRPCTPAAVLALLQGYDVPLAGRHVVIVGRGLLVGRPLALMLSARGVDATVTLAHSATPDLAALTRRADVVIAAASRPDLIRADMIRPGAAAVGVGISYMDGQMVSDLAADVAQVAGHVTPPHGSVGALTRAMLLRNLIDACPHG; encoded by the coding sequence ATGCCGGCCGTGCGCCTGGATGGCGATGCACTGGCCGCGACGCTGCGCCGGGGCATGGCGGCAGAGGTCGCGCGCCTGCCCCGCCCGCCACGCATGGCCACCGTGCTGGTCGGGGACAACCCGGCCAGCCGATCCTATATCGCGCGCAAACATGCCGATTGCGCGGAACTGGGCATTCGGGCCGATCCGGTCGCCCTGCCGGCCGATACCCCTGCGGCGGATCTGCTGGCAACGGTCGCGCGGCTGAATGCCGATCCGGCGGTAGACGGGTTCTTCGTGCAGTTCCCCCTGCCAGCCGGGCATGACGAACTTGCCGTGGCCGCCGCCATCGCGCCCGGCAAGGATATCGACGGGCTGCATCCGGTAAACCTTGGCCGGCTTGTGACAGGCCAGCCCGGGCTGCGGCCCTGCACCCCGGCCGCCGTGCTGGCCCTGCTGCAAGGCTATGACGTGCCGCTGGCCGGGCGCCATGTGGTGATCGTGGGGCGCGGGCTGTTGGTCGGGCGGCCGCTGGCGCTGATGCTGTCGGCGCGGGGCGTCGATGCCACGGTGACGCTGGCCCATTCCGCAACGCCCGATCTGGCGGCGCTGACCCGCCGGGCCGATGTGGTGATTGCCGCCGCCAGCCGCCCCGACCTGATCCGCGCCGACATGATCCGCCCCGGCGCTGCCGCCGTGGGCGTGGGCATCAGCTATATGGATGGCCAGATGGTGTCGGATCTGGCCGCCGATGTGGCGCAGGTCGCCGGCCATGTCACCCCGCCACATGGCTCGGTCGGGGCGCTGACCCGGGCGATGCTGCTGCGCAACCTGATCGACGCCTGCCCCCATGGATAA
- a CDS encoding bifunctional 5,10-methylenetetrahydrofolate dehydrogenase/5,10-methenyltetrahydrofolate cyclohydrolase — MTAVFTGFVLARRVQDQTRALLAGRGRAPVCVTLLDPGNAPAAAYLARQQALAAAVRVTIRAIGWGADPLAQLAALAADPGIDAVMPLFPLPAGLTPRAAALAIGPDKDVDGQHPLNAGALLLGHDTARAPATAQAAFLCTQDILGDLTGAEVALVGASNLVGRPLAMLLTGAGATVTLCHVATRDLAAHTRRADLIVTAAGVPGLIGRDHVAPGGRVLDVAVIRTPAGLVGDADRAALTGHAALISAVPDGVGPVTTACLIRSIAQAAPAG; from the coding sequence ATGACGGCGGTCTTCACCGGCTTTGTGCTGGCCCGGCGGGTGCAGGACCAGACCCGCGCCCTGCTGGCCGGGCGGGGGCGGGCGCCGGTCTGCGTCACGCTGCTGGATCCGGGCAACGCGCCCGCCGCCGCCTATCTGGCACGCCAGCAGGCACTGGCCGCCGCCGTCAGGGTGACGATCCGGGCCATCGGCTGGGGCGCCGATCCGCTGGCGCAACTGGCCGCGCTGGCCGCCGATCCCGGCATTGATGCGGTGATGCCGCTGTTCCCCCTGCCCGCCGGGCTGACGCCACGGGCTGCGGCGCTGGCCATCGGGCCGGACAAGGATGTCGATGGCCAGCACCCGCTGAACGCCGGTGCCCTGCTGCTGGGCCACGACACCGCCCGCGCCCCTGCCACCGCCCAGGCCGCGTTCCTGTGCACGCAGGACATCCTGGGCGACCTGACGGGGGCCGAGGTGGCGCTGGTCGGCGCCTCCAACCTTGTCGGGCGGCCGCTGGCCATGCTGCTGACGGGCGCCGGGGCAACGGTCACGCTCTGCCATGTCGCCACCCGCGACCTTGCCGCCCATACCCGCCGCGCCGATCTGATCGTGACGGCGGCCGGCGTGCCGGGGCTGATCGGGCGCGATCACGTCGCGCCGGGCGGCCGGGTGCTGGACGTGGCAGTCATCCGCACGCCTGCGGGCCTTGTCGGCGATGCCGACCGCGCCGCGCTGACGGGCCATGCCGCGCTGATCTCGGCCGTGCCCGACGGGGTGGGGCCGGTGACCACCGCCTGCCTGATCCGCAGCATCGCGCAGGCCGCGCCGGCGGGCTGA
- the coaD gene encoding pantetheine-phosphate adenylyltransferase, with protein sequence MRIGLYPGTFDPVTFGHTDIIERASLLVDRLVIGVAINRDKGPLFKLEDRVAMIEEEVQALRIPAGVEILVHPFENLLIDCARDVGATVIVRGLRAVADFEYEFQMVGMNRALDNSIETVFLMADARRQAIASKLVKEIARLGGDVSKFVPSRVNDQMRERFGPVKPR encoded by the coding sequence ATGCGGATTGGTCTTTACCCAGGAACCTTTGATCCGGTCACTTTCGGCCATACCGACATCATCGAACGTGCATCATTGCTGGTTGACCGGCTGGTGATCGGCGTTGCGATCAACCGCGACAAGGGCCCGCTGTTCAAGCTGGAAGACCGCGTCGCGATGATCGAGGAGGAAGTGCAGGCCCTGCGAATCCCTGCCGGGGTCGAGATTCTGGTGCATCCGTTCGAGAATCTGCTGATCGACTGTGCCCGCGATGTCGGCGCCACGGTCATCGTGCGCGGCCTGCGCGCGGTGGCGGATTTCGAATACGAATTCCAGATGGTCGGCATGAACCGCGCGCTCGACAATTCGATCGAGACGGTGTTCCTGATGGCCGATGCCCGCCGCCAGGCGATCGCGTCGAAGCTGGTCAAGGAAATCGCCCGTCTGGGCGGCGACGTGTCGAAGTTCGTCCCCAGCCGCGTCAACGACCAGATGCGCGAGCGATTCGGCCCGGTCAAGCCGCGCTGA
- a CDS encoding CBS domain-containing protein — translation MLVQQILNAKPEQTVVTVPPGSTVREAVEVLAARRIGAVVVSADGSRIAGILSERDVVRELGKQGPAILDRPVESLMTASIVTCTRSDTVLQVVERMTLGRFRHMPVVEDGRMTGMVSIGDVVKARLDELSMEKDALEGMIRGN, via the coding sequence ATGCTGGTGCAACAGATTCTGAATGCCAAGCCCGAACAGACGGTGGTCACCGTGCCGCCGGGTTCCACCGTGCGCGAGGCGGTCGAGGTGCTGGCCGCGCGGCGGATCGGGGCAGTCGTCGTATCGGCCGACGGATCGCGCATCGCGGGGATCCTGTCGGAACGCGACGTGGTGCGTGAACTGGGCAAGCAGGGCCCCGCCATCCTGGACCGTCCGGTCGAATCGCTGATGACCGCCAGCATCGTCACCTGCACCCGCAGCGACACGGTCCTTCAGGTCGTCGAACGGATGACCCTGGGCCGTTTTCGCCACATGCCCGTGGTCGAGGATGGCCGGATGACGGGCATGGTCTCCATCGGCGATGTGGTCAAGGCGCGGCTGGACGAACTGTCGATGGAAAAGGACGCGCTCGAAGGGATGATCCGCGGCAACTGA
- a CDS encoding LysR family transcriptional regulator, which produces MDWDDLRVFLAVARAESLSGAGRVLKCDAATVGRRVARLEEGLGAKLFVKSPQGYALTDAGGRLMPHAEQAEQAMAAAAEDLGGVAGQLTGQLRIGAPDGCANYLLPQVCAAICDANPGLEIHIVALPRVFNLSRREADMAIAVSPPAAGRLTVQKLTDYHLHLAAHRDYLASRPPIRSRADLPGHRMIGYIPDMIFDKELDYLAVTGAEAVGLGSNSVSVQMQMVRSGAGLGIVHDFAIPACPGVVKVLEADIALTRSFWLIRHADDRRSDRLNRLAGALADGIRREVARLESLARQDGTAPPTTAAAQ; this is translated from the coding sequence ATGGACTGGGACGATCTGCGGGTGTTTCTGGCGGTGGCCCGGGCCGAAAGCCTGTCGGGCGCCGGCCGGGTGCTGAAATGCGATGCCGCCACCGTGGGCCGCCGCGTGGCCCGGCTGGAGGAGGGGCTTGGCGCCAAGCTGTTCGTCAAGTCGCCGCAGGGCTATGCGCTGACCGATGCGGGCGGGCGGCTGATGCCGCATGCCGAACAGGCCGAACAGGCGATGGCGGCGGCGGCCGAGGATCTGGGCGGGGTGGCGGGGCAGCTGACCGGCCAGCTGCGCATCGGGGCGCCGGATGGCTGCGCCAACTACCTGCTGCCGCAGGTCTGCGCCGCGATCTGCGATGCCAACCCGGGGCTGGAGATTCACATCGTCGCGCTGCCCCGCGTCTTCAACCTGTCGCGGCGCGAGGCGGACATGGCCATCGCCGTGTCGCCCCCTGCCGCCGGCCGGCTGACGGTGCAAAAGCTGACCGATTATCACCTGCACCTTGCCGCGCACCGCGATTATCTGGCCAGCCGCCCGCCGATCCGCAGCCGCGCCGACCTGCCGGGCCACCGGATGATCGGCTATATCCCCGACATGATCTTTGACAAGGAACTGGATTATCTGGCCGTCACCGGGGCCGAGGCGGTGGGGCTGGGGTCGAATTCCGTCTCGGTCCAGATGCAGATGGTGCGCTCGGGCGCGGGGCTGGGGATCGTGCATGATTTCGCGATTCCCGCCTGTCCGGGGGTGGTCAAGGTGCTGGAGGCCGACATTGCCCTGACCCGCAGCTTCTGGCTGATCCGCCATGCCGACGACCGCCGGTCCGACCGGCTGAACCGGCTGGCCGGCGCGCTGGCCGATGGTATCCGGCGCGAGGTGGCGCGGCTGGAATCGCTGGCCCGGCAGGATGGCACCGCACCGCCGACCACGGCCGCAGCCCAATGA
- a CDS encoding CoA-acylating methylmalonate-semialdehyde dehydrogenase, with the protein MYEIGHWINGKRVAGAGRTADIFNPHTGEVQGKLALASKDQLDAAVADAAKAQVAWGATNPQRRGRVMMKMVDLLNRDMDKLAEALSREHGKTIPDAKGDVQRGLEVIEFCIGAAHLLKGEFTDSAGPGIDMYSMRQPLGVVAGITPFNFPAMIPLWKMGPALAAGNAMILKPSERDPSVPMMLAELFKEAGLPDGVLQVINGDKESVDAILDNETIQAVGFVGSTPIAHYIYSRGCANGKRVQCFGGAKNHMIIMPDADLDQAADALVGAGYGAAGERCMAISVAVPVGDKTADALIEKLVPRIEKLKVGPYTAGNDVDYGPVVTAAAKQNILKLVESGVDQGATLVVDGRDFSLQGYESGFFVGPHLFDHVTPEMDIYKKEIFGPVLSTVRAKSYEEALKLAMDHEYGNGTAIFTRDGDTARDFANRVNVGMIGINVPIPVPLAYHTFGGWKKSAFGDLNQHGTDAFRFYTRTKTITSRWPSGIKEGGEFNFKAMD; encoded by the coding sequence ATGTACGAGATCGGACACTGGATCAACGGCAAGCGCGTTGCAGGCGCCGGCCGCACCGCCGACATCTTCAACCCGCACACCGGCGAGGTTCAGGGCAAGCTGGCGCTGGCCAGCAAGGACCAGCTGGACGCCGCCGTGGCCGATGCCGCCAAGGCGCAGGTCGCCTGGGGCGCCACCAACCCGCAGCGCCGCGGCCGCGTGATGATGAAGATGGTCGATCTGCTGAACCGCGACATGGACAAGCTGGCCGAGGCGCTGAGCCGCGAGCATGGCAAGACCATTCCCGACGCCAAGGGCGACGTGCAGCGCGGACTGGAAGTGATCGAATTCTGCATCGGCGCCGCCCATCTGCTGAAGGGTGAATTCACCGACAGCGCCGGCCCGGGCATCGACATGTATTCGATGCGCCAGCCGCTGGGCGTGGTGGCGGGCATCACCCCGTTCAACTTCCCCGCCATGATCCCGCTGTGGAAGATGGGCCCGGCGCTGGCGGCGGGCAACGCCATGATCCTGAAACCGTCGGAACGCGACCCCTCGGTCCCGATGATGCTGGCGGAACTGTTCAAGGAAGCCGGCCTGCCCGACGGCGTGCTGCAAGTGATCAACGGCGACAAGGAATCGGTCGACGCGATCCTCGACAACGAGACGATCCAGGCGGTCGGCTTTGTCGGATCGACCCCGATCGCGCATTACATCTATTCGCGCGGCTGCGCGAACGGCAAGCGCGTGCAGTGCTTTGGCGGTGCCAAGAACCACATGATCATCATGCCGGACGCCGACCTGGACCAGGCGGCCGACGCGCTGGTCGGTGCGGGCTATGGCGCGGCCGGTGAACGCTGCATGGCGATCTCGGTCGCCGTGCCGGTCGGCGACAAGACCGCCGACGCGCTGATCGAAAAACTGGTTCCGCGCATCGAAAAGCTGAAGGTCGGCCCCTATACCGCCGGCAACGATGTGGATTACGGCCCGGTCGTGACGGCCGCCGCCAAGCAGAACATCCTGAAACTGGTGGAATCGGGCGTGGACCAGGGCGCGACGCTGGTCGTCGATGGCCGCGACTTCAGCCTGCAAGGCTATGAAAGCGGCTTCTTCGTCGGGCCCCACCTGTTCGACCACGTGACCCCCGAGATGGACATCTACAAGAAGGAAATCTTCGGGCCCGTCCTGTCCACCGTCCGCGCCAAATCGTATGAAGAGGCGCTGAAACTGGCGATGGACCACGAATACGGCAACGGCACCGCGATCTTCACCCGCGACGGCGACACGGCGCGCGACTTCGCCAACCGCGTCAACGTGGGCATGATCGGCATCAACGTGCCGATCCCGGTTCCGCTGGCCTACCACACCTTCGGCGGCTGGAAGAAATCGGCCTTTGGCGACCTGAACCAGCACGGCACCGATGCGTTCCGGTTCTATACCCGGACCAAGACCATCACCTCGCGCTGGCCCTCGGGCATCAAGGAAGGCGGCGAGTTCAACTTCAAGGCCATGGACTGA